The Acanthochromis polyacanthus isolate Apoly-LR-REF ecotype Palm Island chromosome 5, KAUST_Apoly_ChrSc, whole genome shotgun sequence genome includes a window with the following:
- the rabif gene encoding guanine nucleotide exchange factor MSS4, translating to MDNEQQSGDSTDRSDLVSEDGKNSKSVLCQRCGSKVLCPGMAVFAEKELFLPSMRKKSGLSNTEGSVDGDTLTAHWLVDDMYTFENVGFTNDVGRIKYLICADCEIGPIGWHCLDDKKSFYVALDRVNHA from the exons ATGGACAACGAGCAGCAGTCCGGAGACAGCACGGACCGGTCCGACCTGGTCTCTGAGGACGGCAAGAACAGCAAGTCTGTGTTGTGTCAACGCTGCGGGTCCAAGGTGCTCTGTCCCGGGATGGCCGTGTTTGCAGAGAAGGAG CTGTTCCTGCCATCCATGCGGAAAAAGAGCGGCCTCAGCAACACAGAGGGCTCAGTAGACGGTGACACTCTGACTGCCCACTGGTTAGTGGACGACATGTACACTTTTGAGAATGTGGGCTTCACAAACGACGTGGGCAGAATCAAGTATCTCATCTGTGCAGATTGTGAGATCGGACCAATCGGCTGGCACTGTTTGGATGACAAGAAGAGCTTCTACGTTGCTTTGGACAGAGTGAATCATGCATAG